Proteins encoded within one genomic window of Empedobacter falsenii:
- a CDS encoding exosortase F system-associated membrane protein encodes MLNKYLRYAIAVLLVFGLILVRKFEDVLFYDPFIKYFHFVGHSKFPEIDLPKLSASLTVRYLINTLLTVLIIWFIFWKKIYVKFSIIIMIIGLIVLLPIYNYLISTQFSSGEMIFFYVRRFLIQPMFLLILVPCFYYQEIQYKKTVEN; translated from the coding sequence ATGCTAAATAAATATTTACGTTATGCAATTGCAGTTTTACTTGTTTTTGGATTGATATTAGTCCGAAAATTTGAAGATGTTTTATTTTATGATCCTTTCATAAAATACTTTCATTTTGTTGGTCATTCAAAATTCCCAGAAATTGATTTACCAAAATTGAGCGCTAGTTTGACAGTTCGTTATCTTATCAATACATTATTAACTGTATTAATTATTTGGTTTATTTTCTGGAAAAAAATTTACGTTAAATTCTCTATCATTATCATGATTATTGGATTAATCGTTCTTTTACCAATCTATAATTATTTGATTTCGACACAATTTTCATCAGGCGAAATGATTTTCTTTTATGTGAGAAGATTTCTCATTCAGCCTATGTTTTTATTGATTTTAGTTCCTTGTTTTTATTACCAAGAAATACAATATAAAAAAACGGTCGAAAATTAA
- the rlmB gene encoding 23S rRNA (guanosine(2251)-2'-O)-methyltransferase RlmB, with protein MKNEAGIFGLRPVIEAIEAGKTIDKIFIQKGLQGEIFSELRKLITEYEIPVSYVPLEKLNRFTGKNHQGVYAFVSPIEFDSIENVLPQIWEQGKTPFILILDRVSDVRNFGAIARTAECVGVDAIIIPAKGSASVNADAIKTSTGALYNIPVCKEGNLVNVIKYLQSAGISIFSASEKSAEFIYDADFSVPAAIVMGSEEDGVSDSIIKISDKIIKLPMAGQTASLNVSVAAGAILYEAVRQRMLQDLF; from the coding sequence ATGAAAAACGAAGCAGGAATTTTTGGTTTAAGACCAGTAATAGAAGCGATTGAAGCAGGGAAAACAATCGACAAAATTTTTATTCAAAAAGGTTTACAAGGAGAAATTTTTTCAGAATTGAGAAAATTAATCACTGAATATGAAATTCCTGTAAGTTATGTGCCTTTAGAAAAACTAAATCGTTTTACTGGAAAAAATCATCAAGGTGTTTACGCATTCGTTTCTCCAATCGAATTTGATTCAATCGAAAATGTATTACCTCAAATTTGGGAACAAGGAAAAACGCCTTTTATTTTGATTTTAGATCGTGTTTCTGATGTTCGTAATTTTGGTGCGATCGCTCGTACAGCAGAATGTGTTGGTGTTGACGCGATTATTATTCCAGCAAAAGGTTCGGCTTCTGTAAATGCAGATGCGATCAAAACTTCGACAGGGGCGTTGTATAATATTCCGGTTTGTAAAGAAGGAAATTTAGTGAATGTTATTAAATATTTACAATCGGCTGGAATCTCAATTTTTAGTGCTTCTGAAAAATCAGCAGAATTTATTTATGATGCAGATTTCTCTGTTCCTGCAGCTATTGTGATGGGAAGTGAGGAAGATGGTGTTTCGGATTCTATTATTAAAATTTCGGATAAAATTATTAAATTGCCTATGGCTGGACAAACTGCTTCATTGAATGTTTCGGTTGCGGCTGGAGCGATTTTGTACGAAGCTGTTCGCCAAAGAATGTTACAAGATTTATTTTAA
- the xrtF gene encoding exosortase family protein XrtF — protein sequence MKEFKPLLLFLARFLGTYIILSLAYKLYLDQYLPHNTPDPFTKLTSDVTAFGLNKCGFFTFSNIAENQPWMRLVMDGQVASIVNEGCNAISILIIFIAFIVAFYTNFKQTFLFILSGLAILFVMNISRIMLLNYIFRYHAEYGKMAHDYLFPAIIYGSIVILWIVWIKFFVTKYNKQNAK from the coding sequence ATGAAAGAATTTAAACCTTTATTGTTATTCCTTGCACGTTTTTTAGGAACTTACATTATTTTAAGTTTAGCTTATAAATTGTATTTGGATCAATATTTACCGCACAATACCCCTGATCCATTTACAAAATTAACATCTGATGTAACAGCTTTTGGTTTGAACAAATGTGGTTTTTTTACTTTTTCTAATATTGCAGAAAACCAACCTTGGATGCGTTTGGTAATGGACGGACAAGTCGCGTCTATTGTAAATGAAGGTTGTAATGCGATTTCTATTTTGATAATTTTCATAGCGTTTATCGTTGCTTTTTACACGAATTTCAAACAAACTTTTTTGTTTATTTTGTCTGGTTTAGCAATTCTTTTTGTGATGAATATTTCGAGAATTATGTTGTTAAATTATATTTTTAGATACCACGCAGAATATGGTAAAATGGCGCACGATTATCTATTCCCTGCAATTATTTATGGTTCAATCGTGATTCTTTGGATTGTTTGGATCAAATTTTTTGTAACAAAATACAATAAGCAAAATGCTAAATAA
- the rsmG gene encoding 16S rRNA (guanine(527)-N(7))-methyltransferase RsmG encodes MDLILKYFPDLTEKQIEQFSKVGDLYKEWNDQINVVSRKDIDEIYTNHILHSLAIAKVMEFADGSSVLDVGTGGGLPGIPLAILFPNVQFHLVDSIGKKIKVVKGVADGLGLTNVKAEQKRAEELTDKYDFVVSRAVTAMPRFAEWIRGKFKKEAINPFPNGLLYLKGGDLTEELAGFPNAVLFDIQNFFDEDFFETKKVVYIEKKDI; translated from the coding sequence ATTGATTTAATTTTAAAATATTTTCCTGACTTAACGGAAAAACAAATTGAGCAATTTTCGAAAGTTGGTGATTTGTACAAAGAATGGAACGATCAAATCAATGTTGTTTCTCGAAAAGATATCGACGAAATTTATACGAATCATATTTTACATTCGTTAGCGATTGCAAAAGTAATGGAGTTTGCAGATGGTTCTTCTGTTCTGGATGTAGGAACTGGCGGAGGTTTACCAGGAATTCCGTTGGCAATTTTGTTTCCGAATGTTCAGTTTCATTTGGTAGATTCTATCGGGAAAAAAATCAAGGTTGTAAAAGGTGTGGCTGATGGTTTAGGTTTGACGAATGTAAAAGCTGAACAGAAGCGTGCCGAAGAGTTGACAGATAAATATGATTTTGTTGTTTCTCGTGCGGTAACAGCAATGCCAAGATTTGCGGAATGGATTCGCGGGAAATTCAAAAAAGAAGCGATTAATCCTTTTCCAAATGGTTTGTTATACCTAAAAGGAGGCGATTTGACAGAAGAATTAGCAGGTTTTCCAAATGCAGTTTTATTTGATATTCAAAACTTTTTTGACGAAGATTTTTTCGAAACGAAAAAAGTCGTTTACATAGAAAAGAAAGATATTTAA
- a CDS encoding GAF domain-containing protein, whose amino-acid sequence MQDLHKRVDVIIDSAISTEDRLQKICQLLSDEVEYYNWVGFYFKNGDKNELKLGPYVGAATDHTIIPYGKGICGQVAESNETFVVPDVYAQDNYLACSIETKAEIVVPIFKNGENIGQIDIDSHKINPFTEDDTKLLDYVCQRVSEII is encoded by the coding sequence ATGCAAGATTTACATAAACGCGTGGATGTCATAATTGATAGCGCAATTTCTACGGAAGATAGATTACAAAAGATTTGTCAATTGTTGAGTGACGAAGTTGAATACTATAATTGGGTGGGATTTTATTTCAAGAATGGAGATAAAAATGAACTAAAACTTGGACCTTATGTTGGTGCAGCTACCGATCATACAATAATTCCTTATGGTAAAGGAATTTGTGGGCAAGTGGCAGAATCTAACGAAACTTTTGTTGTGCCAGACGTTTATGCACAAGATAATTATTTGGCTTGTTCAATAGAAACGAAAGCTGAAATTGTTGTTCCAATTTTCAAAAATGGAGAAAATATTGGTCAAATTGATATCGATTCGCACAAAATTAATCCGTTTACAGAAGACGATACAAAGTTGTTAGATTACGTTTGTCAGCGAGTTTCAGAAATTATTTAA